Proteins encoded together in one Macadamia integrifolia cultivar HAES 741 chromosome 8, SCU_Mint_v3, whole genome shotgun sequence window:
- the LOC122086869 gene encoding uncharacterized protein LOC122086869 has protein sequence MTPQSQVILLIPMDNVKVIKTFQKFRPPYFGGIAQDPLTPAKWVEGMEKAFKVMTLIEEQKLIVRERKETEFMELKQGSNSVLEYQQDFEKLFFFGPEHLKGDQAKAKRFEKRLRPTIGVVLLAQYLHGYAQVVQPTKSIEDKQRENYHAIQGKRTAAPSRFGKGTYSSAASSQYGRPEIGQAPPPPRPMVAQSQTVPLRCFVCQQMGHFAKNCSQRRPGDPYVGPTKSVQPLSATHPA, from the exons ATGACGCCACAGAGCCAAGTCATACTGCTTATACCTATGGACAACGTGAAAGTGATCAAAACGTTCCAGAAGTTTAGGCCTCCCTACTTTGGTGGGATTGCGCAGGATCCTTTGACACCCgccaaatgggtagagggaatGGAAAAGGCATTTAAGGTAATGACCCTCATTGAAGAACAGAAACTGAT tgtgagggagaggaaggaaacagaGTTCATGGAGTTGAAACAAGGGTCCaactctgtattggaatatcaacaagattttgagaagttgttcttcttcgGACCTGAGCATTTGAAGGGGGATCAGGCAAAGGCGAAGAGATTTGAGAAAAGGTTAAGACCCACTATAGGGGTTGTGTTATTGGCTCAGTACCTCCATGGTTATGCCCAGGTGGTTCAACCTACCAAATCCATTGAggataaacaaagagagaactatCATGCCATCCAAGGGAAGAGGACAGCGGCACCTAGTAGGTTTGGTAAGGGGACATATTCTAGTGCAGCATCAAGTCAATATGGAAGACCAGAAATAGGacaagcaccaccaccacctagacCCATGGTAGCACAGTCTCAGACGGTCCCCTTAAGGTGTTTTGTCTGTCAGCAAATGGGTCACTTTGCAAAGAATTGCTCACAGAGGAGACCGGGTGACCCCTATGTAGGACCAACCAAATCAGTGCAACCATTATCCGCCACCCATCCGGCTTAG